One window from the genome of Solea solea chromosome 2, fSolSol10.1, whole genome shotgun sequence encodes:
- the LOC131445096 gene encoding protein BTG3-like, translated as MRQEIAAVQVYLKRLLIMAGKLESHKVELFVEGLGVALCEKFIGHWYPEHPSKGQAYRCIRVNRFNKEDPVILRACRESGVQYSDLGLPYEFTLWVDPREVWCRYGEESMVFSVATFSSDEIQDKHVAKKVISTLTDVTSDYHSDSSSEKERTLTPPLTIDTGHSSKGLNPDAPEWYPSKTALVEGDIPPLPTCDFMPQNFRVPLDQTFPGRTDGSQILLVSPNIFVDLFSKMNQSIK; from the coding sequence ATGAGACAAGAAATAGCAGCTGTGCAGGTCTACCTGAAGAGGCTACTGATAATGGCTGGGAAGCTGGAATCGCACAAGGTCGAGCTGTTTGTTGAGGGGCTAGGTGTTGCACTGTGTGAGAAGTTCATAGGACACTGGTACCCCGAACATCCCAGCAAAGGACAGGCATACAGGTGCATCCGAGTCAACAGGTTCAACAAGGAGGATCCAGTGATCCTCCGTGCCTGCAGGGAGAGCGGAGTTCAGTACAGTGACCTGGGACTGCCCTATGAATTCACGCTGTGGGTGGATCCTAGGGAGGTCTGGTGCAGGTACGGAGAGGAAAGTATGGTCTTCTCAGTGGCCACTTTCTCCAGTGATGAGATACAGGACAAACATGTCGCCAAGAAGGTGATCAGTACTTTGACAGACGTGACATCAGACTACCACTCAGATTCTTCctcagaaaaagagagaacactcactccccctctcaccATTGACACAGGCCACAGTTCCAAGGGATTAAACCCAGACGCTCCCGAGTGGTATCCAAGTAAAACGGCACTTGTGGAAGGTGACATTCCTCCACTGCCCACGTGTGATTTCATGCCTCAAAACTTCAGGGTCCCTCTTGACCAGACATTCCCCGGACGCACTGATGGGTCGCAGATCTTGTTAGTGTCGCCAAATATATTTGTAGatcttttttcaaaaatgaatcaatcaataaaatga